The Elaeis guineensis isolate ETL-2024a chromosome 13, EG11, whole genome shotgun sequence genome includes a region encoding these proteins:
- the LOC105056090 gene encoding LOW QUALITY PROTEIN: ninja-family protein AFP3 (The sequence of the model RefSeq protein was modified relative to this genomic sequence to represent the inferred CDS: inserted 2 bases in 2 codons): MEEETSSRNASYSRDLLKRFAGNSFAYKHPEATGGDSDEIELSLGLSLGGCFGADPKGKKLFRSSSIASFSSLPTEPEFPVATVLSRTSSLPTETEEERRKRKELQSLKRLEAKRKRSEKRNSLKRGTRVDEDGEGGQSSAASPLTKVGSFEVGLDGGHGLPGGGQFGGVLNGASPPGMPGWAASSGQVASWPMSQGSIGSQGSSSSCISEHDSRPKQGFDASGFTSCADVRSPSTFQSLPEHAIHQMAANAPTSVVGKXIGTVGGGEEDPAKKNAGRANGXKEMERNMIEEMPCVSTKGDGPNGRRIEGFLYKYRKGEEVRIVCVCHGSFLTPAEFVRHAGGGDVAHPLRHIVVNTSPFAFF, from the exons ATGGAAGAAGAGACGAGTTCGCGGAATGCGAGCTATTCGAGGGATTTGCTGAAGCGATTTGCGGGCAATAGCTTCGCCTACAAGCACCCGGAGGCAACCGGCGGGGACTCCGACGAGATCGAGCTCAGCCTCGGGCTCTCCCTTGGCGGGTGCTTCGGCGCCGACCCCAAGGGGAAGAAGCTGTTCCGCTCGTCCTCGATCGCCTCATTCTCGTCGTTGCCGACGGAGCCCGAGTTCCCGGTGGCCACCGTCCTCAGCAGGACGAGCTCTCTTCCGACCGAGACCGAGGAGGAGCGAAGGAAGAGAAAGGAACTCCAGAGCTTAAAGAGGTTAGAAGCTAAGAGGAAGAGGTCGGAGAAGAGGAATTCTTTGAAACGGGGGACGAGAGTGGATGAGGATGGGGAGGGAGGGCAGAGCTCGGCGGCGTCGCCGTTGACGAAGGTGGGGAGCTTTGAGGTTGGGCTCGATGGGGGCCATGGATTACCTGGCGGTGGTCAGTTCGGAGGGGTGTTGAACGGGGCCAGTCCTCCGGGGATGCCCGGGTGGGCGGCGAGCTCCGGCCAGGTGGCTTCTTGGCCGATGTCGCAGGGATCGATTGGATCGCAAGGAAGCAGCTCCTCCTGCATATCCGAGCACGATAGCCGGCCAAAGCAAG GGTTCGACGCATCCGGGTTCACCAGTTGTGCCGATGTGAGGAGCCCTTCAACCTTCCAGTCATTGCCGGAACATGCCATCCATCAAATGGCGGCCAACGCTCCAACGTCCGTCGTCGGAA CTATTGGGACCGTCGGAGGAGGGGAAGAGGATCCTGCAAAGAAGAATGCAGGGAGAGCCAATG TGAAAGAGATGGAGAGAAACATGATAGAAGAGATGCCTTGTGTGTCTACCAAGGGAGATGGTCCTAATGGGAGAAGaattgaaggcttcctctacaaATATAGGAAGGGAGAAGAGGTGAGAATAGTTTGTGTGTGCCATGGCAGCTTCCTCACCCCCGCCGAGTTCGTGAGGCATGCAGGAGGTGGTGATGTCGCTCACCCTCTCAGGCATATTGTTGTCAACACCTCCCCCTTTGCCTTCTTCTGA